The window CCTGCCCAACGGGGACTTGATTGAGGCGTAAGGTACGAGCGACGAGATTGCGAGCCGTATCGGGTAGTCTGGAACCGACAAAAATTGTGCGTCCGACTCGGTTTGCCTGGAGACCCGAAAGCTGGAGGACGTAGTTAAATACATCTTGAACCGGTTCGTTTTCCAGATCCAAAGAAATGGTCTGCTGTGCACCGCCTGCGGCTCCACCTGGAGCGCCCGATTGAGGTGTCCCCCCTCCATCAGTAAAAGCAAGGTTTAGGCCAGCCGAGCGAGCTAGGAGCGCCAAAACTTCTCGAACGGGAGCTTCTCGTAAAACCAGGCGGGGAACACGTACCCCTGTCCCCAAGTCAATCACACTAGCGGCCGCACTAATATTCGAGATCGCAATATCACCGACGGGTGGTGCGATTGCTCTGGGTAAAAGTGGAGGCGCTGGGGCAACGGGTTGTACTGTACCGGCTGGTCCTGCGGGTTGAACCGGAAAGCCATCAATCGTTATTTGCGGGTTGGGAACCAGTACGTCTGGTGCGGGAGCCTGCACTGGAGCTTGTGGCGCTGGTGCAGGAGCCACTGGGGCTTGCACCGGGACAACAGGTTGAGGTACTGTCGTCTGAGCAATAGAAGTTGGAGTGGCGGGAGTCGGCGCTTGCTCAACCGGCCGAGCGATTGATTTCTGGGCAACAGAAGTTGGCGCGGCTTGATTTGGCGCTTCTTCAAGAGGTTGAGATATCGGCGTTTGGCTGACAGGAGTTGGAATTGTGGCGGGACTCGCCTCTGCCTTTGCCGCCTGTAGGGATGGAAGATCTAAGGTCCCAGGTAAGACAGGATCATTATCATTGGGTGACGAGGTGACAGGATTAGAATCTTCTGCCTGAGGCGTGGCTTGTGTGCTAATCCCTAACGTGATTAAGTCCTGATTACTTTGAAGAACTTGACTCGTGGGAGGGTTGCTTGTACCGCTGACAGTAACTCTAACGCTGTTAGCATCTGGCTGGCTCACGACAACAGAGCTAATACCGGGCATTGGATCGGCTTGGCTGAAGCTGTCGCCTTTGTTCAAACTTAGCTGAGTATTCACTAAATCAGCCACTAAATCATTACCACGGCTCACCGTGAAAACCTGCGGACGCTGAGCGCCTGCTTTTGTCTCCAGAGTAAGTTGAAGTTCACCTCCACTGTTTTCGAGTCGCACAGCTGTCACCTGCGTCGTTACTGCTAAAGAGGGCTGTGTTGCTAACAGCGCTACTGCTCCTCCAATCACAATTCCACTCAATGCTTGAGCCTGTCTCACGGTTCACTCCTCACCTATAAGAGCTATTCTGCGAATAGCTTGATAGCAATTAACTTGTAAAAGTTAGGTATTATCATTCCCAAAACTCGGAAGAAATCTTCCTAATTTATGGGCTTTACCCCAATGGGAAAACTAATACCTCCCGACCTAGGTCACAAGATGTAGAATTCCTATTCGTACATTCCACTTCAGAAGGTCTTAAAGCTAATAGCTTACCTGCTAATCACACTATTTTTTACGTTTTTGTTGCTTTCTTTGGTTTTAGGGCGTAGGTTTTTGCCCAAGCTTAGTCAATGCGGCATTGGGTTCCTCCGGCTGCACCGGCATCAGTACCTCTAGCTTAAAGGTGGCTTTGAGGTTCGGCTTAGCATTCGCTACCACCCCTGCCTCGCCTGGTGTGTCTTTTTTACGGACTCCGGGAACTGACTTGCCACTGGGGTCAACTAATACGAGGATCGGCTCATCACTCGTTTCGAGTTTAAAGTCTTTAACGAGCAATAGCGTCTGCAACCGCTCAAGACTCCGCATGATTGACTGAATTTGGTCGAAGCTACCAACAAGCTCTATGTTGATGGTTTTACGCTTCAGTTTGTCATTGACCTCTGCTCCCAAAGAACCATCTTTAATGACACCATCTGTCGGTGGTGGATTTTCTCCCGGATTATAGATTTGTAAAGCACCAGCTCTTTCTTTAATAGAGCTGTTGAGATTCAGCAACAAAGTATCCAGAGTTTTTTCATTGGCAAATAAACTGAGTACCTGCTTATTTTGTACTTTTGCGGCTTCTAACTCTTGCTTTTTCAGCGCAATTTTCTTTTTGGTCTCCTCCAGCCTCTTAATGTCGTCTTGGATTTTAGCCTTTTCCTCTTGTAATGTCTGATTCCGGGCCCACTCAGGCTGTACAACATTGACGAAGAGATAGGCAGCTCCCAACAGACCTAAGACAGCAAAAATTATTCCCCCTATTTTAGGGGTGAAGGTAATACCAAAAGCGGTTGGATAGTTAGGAGTTTCTACCTGACCTTCAGGAAGAAATTCTTCATCAGCGTATGTCATTTTTGAAATACTCCTTTGTCCTGAAGGGTTCTAATTCGGGTTACGAGTCCAACAGCACCTTTACGATCTAACTCTCTAATTAACTCCGAAGCTGGGACATCATTTAAACTCGTTTGAATTGTATATCCTACCGCTTTCGGAAGTTCGTATTTCACCTTGATTTGACTCTCATTGAATTCCAACTTGCTGGGACTCTCCTGCAACTTAGCAACAATTAATTGAGTTTCATCGCTCTTGAAGAAAGGAGAACGCTGAAGTGTCAAGAGGAAATAATTCACATCATCAAACGAGCGAGCAGAACCTGTAATTTGCAGCTTGGTCGTCATGTTATTGGATGGGCTAGCGGGTTGAGTTCCCGGTTTAGGATTTTTTGCCCCTGCCGCTGGAGCCGCTGTAGCTGCTGGAGCTGCTGGAGCCGCGACTTGTTTTTGCTCGATGGATAGAATTTGTACATTTGGGGGAACACGTTCCTGAATATCCTCCAACATCGCTGACCACGGCTTGATTTGATTAAAGACACTGGCCAGGGCGGCTGTTTCGCTCTTGACTCTATTGGTTTCGTCCGTGAGCTGCTTAATTTGTTGCTCTGCTTGCTTCAAGCCTCCCAGTGTCACATTCAACTGATTAATTTCTTCTTGTACTTGGGCATTTTGCTGTTGCAGGAACAACCATAAGCCCCCCACCAACCCTGGCAGGAGGAGGCCTACGGCGACGCCTATAATCAGTGGTGTCATCGACC of the Allocoleopsis franciscana PCC 7113 genome contains:
- a CDS encoding PilN domain-containing protein → MYSLDVNFLKDRPDLVGQRGGERASAPPTPAGSMTPLIIGVAVGLLLPGLVGGLWLFLQQQNAQVQEEINQLNVTLGGLKQAEQQIKQLTDETNRVKSETAALASVFNQIKPWSAMLEDIQERVPPNVQILSIEQKQVAAPAAPAATAAPAAGAKNPKPGTQPASPSNNMTTKLQITGSARSFDDVNYFLLTLQRSPFFKSDETQLIVAKLQESPSKLEFNESQIKVKYELPKAVGYTIQTSLNDVPASELIRELDRKGAVGLVTRIRTLQDKGVFQK